In Liquorilactobacillus nagelii DSM 13675, the following proteins share a genomic window:
- the hisJ gene encoding histidinol-phosphatase HisJ codes for MTKIDGHTHTELCPHGSGEKTAAMIERAIQLGFDNYCITEHAPLPQRFVTDYRGDPAGLTTASLSWKQLDEYFLLTDQLKKFYHAQIKISVGFEVDYLPGYETEIKEFLNQVGPKTEQNILSIHFMPGKEAGLWCVDYTTTDFAAGFSQWFDHPQELYRRYLRLVLQEVTTDLGEFSPQRLGHLNLIQKYQDYFHFPNEFDQENLELIHEILLSIKQQHRELDFNTAGLYKPYCNDFYPGKQITRMAQQMGIPLVFGSDAHAIVEVGRGWHLQSSYKH; via the coding sequence ATGACAAAAATTGATGGTCACACTCATACTGAGCTTTGTCCTCATGGCAGCGGTGAAAAAACGGCGGCAATGATTGAACGGGCTATTCAGCTAGGTTTTGATAATTATTGTATTACAGAGCATGCTCCTTTGCCGCAGAGGTTTGTGACTGACTATCGTGGAGATCCGGCTGGACTAACAACAGCCTCCTTGTCTTGGAAACAATTAGATGAATATTTTTTATTGACAGATCAGTTAAAAAAGTTTTATCATGCGCAAATCAAAATTTCTGTTGGTTTTGAAGTAGATTATTTACCCGGCTATGAAACCGAAATCAAAGAATTCTTAAATCAAGTTGGACCTAAGACAGAACAAAATATTCTCTCAATTCATTTTATGCCAGGTAAAGAGGCTGGTTTATGGTGTGTTGATTATACTACAACTGATTTTGCGGCTGGCTTTTCCCAATGGTTTGATCACCCCCAAGAATTGTATCGACGATATTTGCGTTTGGTTTTACAAGAAGTTACGACGGATTTAGGAGAATTTAGTCCGCAGCGTTTGGGACATTTGAATCTGATTCAGAAATATCAAGATTATTTTCATTTTCCAAATGAATTTGATCAAGAAAATCTTGAATTAATTCACGAAATCTTATTATCAATCAAACAACAGCATCGAGAATTAGATTTTAATACAGCTGGTTTGTACAAACCTTATTGCAACGATTTTTACCCTGGAAAACAAATTACAAGAATGGCTCAACAAATGGGAATTCCATTAGTCTTTGGCTCGGATGCACATGCAATTGTTGAAGTTGGACGTGGTTGGCATTTACAGAGTAGTTACAAACATTAG
- a CDS encoding alpha/beta hydrolase, with protein MFLKLLAGAAVGSFVFSEYLFKLAFKRVNEVPETSPEKQKYAASYWMFVDWFKHVNKEHWTFSLTGETEQMSAYFIPAKDPLTKKVVVISHGYKGNGETMANFAKLFYDLGFNILLPDDRAHGESAGEYISFGWLDRLDYLQWLNKIIQRVGETAQIVLFGVSMGASTVEMLSGEKLPVQVKCLIADCGYSSINQEMTYLLKQQFHLPKYPFYPLVSTINHHRLGYYLGDVSATEQLEKNQLPIFFIHGEKDSFVPSEMALENFRATTAPKELWIVKDATHAESYWINPQVYQQRIVAFLNKYFYHLNSKGSRNDDKN; from the coding sequence ATGTTTTTAAAATTGCTTGCAGGGGCAGCAGTTGGCTCCTTTGTTTTTAGTGAGTATCTATTTAAATTGGCTTTCAAACGGGTTAATGAAGTACCGGAAACATCGCCAGAAAAACAGAAGTATGCTGCTAGCTACTGGATGTTTGTTGATTGGTTTAAACATGTTAATAAAGAACATTGGACTTTTTCGTTAACTGGTGAAACTGAACAAATGTCGGCTTATTTTATTCCGGCAAAAGACCCACTGACTAAAAAGGTTGTGGTTATTTCCCATGGCTACAAAGGAAATGGCGAGACAATGGCCAACTTTGCTAAGTTGTTTTATGACTTGGGCTTTAATATTTTGTTGCCAGACGATCGGGCGCACGGCGAAAGTGCGGGTGAATATATTAGTTTTGGCTGGTTAGATCGGCTGGATTACTTACAATGGCTGAATAAAATTATTCAAAGAGTCGGCGAAACGGCACAAATTGTTTTGTTTGGGGTCAGTATGGGAGCCTCAACGGTTGAAATGCTGAGTGGTGAAAAGTTGCCAGTGCAAGTTAAATGTTTGATTGCAGATTGTGGTTATTCAAGTATCAATCAAGAAATGACATATTTACTCAAACAGCAGTTTCATTTGCCAAAGTACCCTTTTTATCCTTTAGTTAGTACAATTAATCATCATCGCTTAGGCTACTATCTTGGGGATGTTTCGGCAACGGAACAGCTTGAGAAAAATCAGTTACCGATTTTTTTTATTCATGGTGAAAAAGATAGTTTTGTACCGAGTGAAATGGCCTTGGAAAATTTTCGAGCTACCACTGCACCTAAAGAATTGTGGATCGTTAAAGATGCCACTCATGCAGAAAGTTACTGGATCAATCCACAAGTTTATCAACAAAGAATTGTAGCTTTCTTAAATAAGTATTTTTATCATTTAAATTCGAAGGGAAGTAGAAATGATGACAAAAATTGA
- a CDS encoding glucose-6-phosphate isomerase, producing the protein MAHISFDSSNLEKFVHDNELSEMQAMVTAADTELREGTGAGKDFRGFLNLPVDYDKVEFDRIKKAAKKIQADSDVLVVIGIGGSYLGARAAIEFLHHNFFNLLPADKRNAPQIFFAGNSISSSYVADLVDLIGDRDFSVNVISKSGTTTEPSIAFRIFKEKLVKKYGAAGAKERIYATTDKARGALKSEADAEGYEAFVIPDDVGGRFSVLSAVGLLPIAASGADIDKLMQGAADARAAYADSDLTKNEAYQYAALRNILYRKGYTTEILENYEPSLQYFGEWWKQLMGESEGKDQKGIYPSSANFSTDLHSLGQYIQEGRRNLMETVIKVDKPNHDVEIPKEKENLDGLAYLEGKSMDFVNTKAFQGVVLAHTDGDVPNMIVNIPDRTAYTLGYTIYFFEAAVAISGYLNGINPFNQPGVEAYKHNMFALLNRPGFEELSKELNGRLNK; encoded by the coding sequence ATGGCACATATTTCTTTTGATAGCTCTAACCTCGAAAAATTTGTTCATGATAATGAATTAAGTGAAATGCAGGCAATGGTTACGGCAGCTGATACCGAATTACGGGAAGGCACCGGAGCTGGTAAAGATTTTCGCGGCTTCTTAAATTTGCCGGTTGATTACGATAAAGTAGAATTTGATCGCATCAAAAAGGCTGCTAAAAAGATTCAAGCAGATTCTGATGTTTTAGTTGTAATTGGAATTGGCGGTTCTTACTTAGGAGCACGTGCGGCAATTGAATTTTTGCATCATAATTTCTTTAATTTACTTCCAGCTGATAAACGAAATGCACCTCAAATTTTCTTTGCGGGCAATTCAATTAGTTCGTCGTATGTAGCAGATTTGGTAGATTTAATTGGAGATAGAGACTTTTCTGTTAATGTTATTTCAAAATCCGGGACGACTACTGAACCTTCAATTGCATTCCGAATCTTCAAAGAAAAACTAGTTAAAAAATATGGCGCAGCCGGTGCTAAAGAAAGAATTTATGCTACAACTGATAAAGCTCGCGGAGCACTTAAATCAGAAGCTGATGCTGAAGGTTATGAAGCATTTGTTATTCCTGACGATGTCGGTGGTCGATTCTCAGTTCTTTCAGCTGTTGGTTTATTGCCAATTGCTGCCTCAGGTGCTGATATTGACAAATTAATGCAAGGTGCTGCTGACGCACGAGCAGCATATGCTGATTCGGACTTAACTAAGAATGAAGCCTATCAATATGCAGCTTTACGTAATATTTTGTATCGCAAAGGTTATACAACAGAGATTCTCGAAAATTATGAACCATCACTTCAATATTTTGGTGAATGGTGGAAACAATTAATGGGTGAATCAGAAGGTAAAGATCAAAAGGGAATTTATCCTTCATCAGCTAACTTTTCGACTGATCTCCATTCATTAGGACAGTATATCCAAGAAGGCCGTCGAAATTTGATGGAAACAGTCATCAAAGTTGATAAACCAAATCATGATGTTGAAATTCCAAAAGAAAAGGAAAACTTAGACGGATTGGCTTACCTTGAAGGCAAATCAATGGATTTTGTTAATACCAAAGCTTTTCAAGGTGTGGTATTGGCTCACACTGATGGTGATGTTCCCAATATGATCGTTAATATTCCAGATCGAACTGCATATACATTGGGATACACGATTTATTTCTTTGAAGCAGCAGTTGCAATTTCAGGTTATTTAAATGGAATTAATCCATTTAACCAACCTGGAGTTGAAGCATACAAGCATAACATGTTTGCTTTGTTGAACCGCCCCGGTTTTGAGGAACTTAGTAAAGAACTTAACGGGCGTTTGAATAAATAA